In one window of Tachypleus tridentatus isolate NWPU-2018 chromosome 2, ASM421037v1, whole genome shotgun sequence DNA:
- the LOC143244187 gene encoding branched-chain alpha-ketoacid dehydrogenase kinase-like, with product MSSALRRGHAIIGHFGSNVLRSIDNQKYGKNTSWLVFPAARTMSYVGDSQINFQFKEYPRTINSFYNQTTIDVAAAQPSVRLDPSTLLYSSKSPDGSHLLRSAQFLHKELPVRIAHRIAGFRSLPFIVGCNPVIVSVHELYIRAFFILSEFRAITDLEMEKQYSKLLKNLLDDHRDVVTKLASGFQECRKHIKEEELVRKFLDKTLTSRLGIRMLAEHHLALHNEQPNHVGVINVAMKPKDIVDRWADFTRQIADHKYGKAPVIKCNGHITASFPYIQIPIDYMIPELLKNAVRATIENNPDKPESSLPPVIVTIANNDADFVLRVSDRGGGIPHHMVDHVTQYHFTTASTLQEKDMGLFSTLISESNHGPSGPMYGFGFGLPTTRAYAEYLGGSLTIQTMQGIGTDVYLKLRHMDGKQGSFRI from the exons ATGTCTAGTGCATTGAGAAGAGGACACGCTATCATTGGTCATTTTGGAAGTAACGTTCTACGTAGCATTGACAACCAAAAGTATGGGAAAAACACATCTTGGCTTGTTTTTCCTGCAGCTAGGACAATGTCCTATGTAGGAGATAGTCAGATAAACTTCCAGTTCAAGGAATATCCACGTACTATTAATTCATTCTATAACCAGACAACCATTGATGTAGCTGCTGCTCAG CCCTCAGTTCGTTTAGATCCGTCTACTCTCTTGTATTCCAGTAAAAGTCCAGATGGAAGTCATTTATTG AGGAGTGCTCAGTTTTTACACAAAGAATTGCCAGTGAGAATTGCTCATCGGATTGCTGGATTTCGCAGCTTGCCTTTCATTGTTGGATGTAATCCAGTCATTGTATCTGTG CATGAGCTCTACATCCGGGCCTTCTTCATCTTGTCAGAATTTCGAGCA atcaCTGACTTGGAAATGGAAAAACAGTACAGCAAACTGCTTAAAAATCTGTTGGATGATCATCGGGATGTGGTCACAAAGCTGGCATCTGGATTCCAAGAGTGTAGAAAGCACattaag GAGGAAGAATTAGTTCGGAAGTTTCTTGATAAAACTTTGACATCACGACTGGGAATCAGAATGCTAGCAGAACATCATCTAGCCCTACATAATGAACAG CCTAACCATGTTGGTGTTATCAATGTTGCCATGAAACCCAAAGATATTGTAGACCGCTGGGCTGATTTCACAAG ACAAATTGCTGACCATAAATATGGGAAAGCTccagtaataaaatgtaatggaCACATCACTGCCAGTTTTCCATACATTCAGATTCCGATAGACTATATGATTCCAGAACTTCTGAAGAATGCAGTAAG GGCTACCATTGAAAACAACCCAGACAAACCAGAATCCAGTCTTCCTCCTGTGATAGTGACCATTGCCAATAACGATGCAGATTTTGTTTTAAG agTCTCAGACCGTGGGGGAGGAATTCCCCACCACATGGTTGACCACGTTACTCAGTACCATTTTACTACTGCCAGCACCTTGCAGGAGAAAGACATGGGATTGTTTAGCACCCTGATTTCAGAGTCTAACCATGGTCCATCTGGACCAATGTATGG GTTTGGTTTTGGGTTGCCAACAACCCGAGCTTATGCAGAATATTTAGGTGGAAGTCTGACAATCCAAACAATGCAAGGAATTGGTACAGATGTGTATCTCAAGTTGAGACACATGGATGGAAAACAAGGAAGTTTCAGGATTTGA